One window of the Salvelinus alpinus chromosome 13, SLU_Salpinus.1, whole genome shotgun sequence genome contains the following:
- the LOC139538047 gene encoding platelet-derived growth factor receptor beta-like, translated as MWRGTLPRVLSIHTGTMELGLAKSLPLVAIFAVLLQFCPEGFSLELSPSEKEVTLSTNSSFTVVCSGWSKVTWKSPHDPSLEGVAVEDRGTTSVLVLHNVTWRHSGNYICEEPSTEEAKDISVFVPDPEEWFLPLQQAVVMKEGEEGTIPCVVTDPGINVTLYERASKAPVEGTYHPSKGFTAILKDSSYICRGAMNGEEKASQVYYVYSIVVPKSMNAFMTLSKTVLKQGEALMVNCTVEEAEMVYFEWDFPRKETIEPLTDFLSEIRIRSFLNISSVTLEDSGQYICRVQDSFAGKSAMDNLTVTVLERGFVDLEPSINTNVSALQYQSVELTVQVEAYPKPQVLWTRDNTTLTGETVSMDTRQVHETSYLSTLTLVRVRMEQRGLYTVQVANEDDVKEITFDLQVTSSPKIIDLSDQHMDQGHGVLCVTEGVPTPTIHWYSCESIGKCSNKTTAWKSLSADQENVSIQMNVSYIEASGVNHVRSLLTFQTMGGITSVRCEARNERGRRAWDIKLVSNSLFSQVAVLAAVLALVVIAVIFLVILIALWRKKPRYEIRWKVIESVSSDGHKYTYMDPMHLPYDCVWEVPRDSLVLGHTLGSGAFGRVVEATAYGLGHAQSTTKVAVKMLKSTARTSETQALISELKIMSHLGPHLNIVNLLGACTKRGPIYLITEYCCYGDLVDYLHRNKHNFLQYYADKNRRDADMCRNSTESPVQIQGKSESDGGYMDMTKEDSLNYVPMQELSDNIKYTDIEPSANETPYHQDNNYQGQGQERADVTLSISDSPILSYTDLVGFSYQVANGMDFLASKNCVHRDLAARNVLICEGKLVKICDFGLARDVMNDSNYIAKGNTFLPLKWMAPESIFQNLYTTLSDVWSFGILLSEIFTLGGTPYPDIPMNEQFYTALKRGYRMPKPAHATDEIYDVMCKCWDEQFKKRPLFSSLVNLMGNLLTDAYKKKYTQVNESFLKSDHHAAIRSKPIPAGNPAVSSGDHSSGDRAGQETGEIEETGKEAGPSQTDYIIAIPDIHVAEEAEAGGEVLDTATQSTSSPPSTTDQTDTDTASLDGPEASLEEPVPTEEEVPPPTQEDKLPQSPCTPEVEESFL; from the exons ATGTGGAGAGGAACTCTCCCAAG AGTGTTATCAATTCACACTGGCACTATGGAGTTGGGCTTGGCAAAGTCTCTGCCTTTGGTGGCCATCTTTGCAG TGCTGCTGCAGTTTTGTCCAGAGGGCTTCAGTctggagctcagccccagtgagaAGGAGGTCACACTGAGCACCAACTCCTCCTTCACGGTGGTCTGTTCTGGTTGGAGCAAGGTGACCTGGAAGTCTCCCCACGACCCCAGCCTGGAGGGAGTGGCTGTGGAGGACAGGGGAACAACCAGTGTGCTGGTCCTCCACAACGTCACCTGGAGGCACTCTGGGAACTATATCTGTGAAGAGCCCTCTACAGAGGAGGCCAAGGACATATCGGTGTTTGTACCAG ACCCGGAGGAATGGTTTCTTCCCCTGCAGCAAGCAGTAGtgatgaaggagggagaggaaggtacCATTCCCTGCGTGGTGACTGACCCTGGCATTAACGTGACCCTGTACGAGAGGGCCAGCAAGGCCCCTGTGGAGGGAACATACCACCCCAGTAAAGGGTTCACCGCCATCCTGAAAGATAGCTCCTACATCTGCCGAGGTGCCATGAACGGAGAGGAGAAGGCGTCCCAGGTGTATTATGTCTACAGCATTGTGG TCCCCAAATCCATGAACGCCTTCATGACACTCTCAAAGACTGTGCTGAAACAAGGCGAGGCTTTAATGGTTAATTGTACTGTAGAAGAAGCAGAGATGGTTTACTTCGAATGGGATTTTCCTCGCAAAGAG ACAATTGAGCCACTGACAGACTTTCTATCGGAGATTAGAATCCGCTCCTTCTTGAACATCTCCAGTGTTACTCTGGAGGACTCTGGCCAGTACATCTGTCGAGTGCAGGACTCTTTTGCCGGAAAGTCAGCCATGGATAATCTCACTGTCACTGTTCTGG AACGGGGCTTTGTGGATCTGGAACCCTCCATCAACACCAATGTCTCAGCGCTCCAGTATCAGAGCGTTGAGCTCACAGTGCAGGTTGAAGCGTATCCCAAACCTCAGGTGCTCTGGACCAGAGACAACACCACCCTTACTGGGGAAACTGTATCCATGGACACCAGACAGGTGCACGAGACCAG TTACCTCAGTACTCTGACCTTGGTAAGGGTCAGGATGGAACAGAGGGGCCTCTACACTGTCCAGGTGGCCAATGAAGATGACGTCAAGGAGATAACCTTTGATCTTCAAGTCACGT CTTCCCCGAAGATAATAGATTTGTCTGACCAGCATATGGACCAGGGCCACGGTGTGCTCTGTGTCACAGAGGGGGTCCCCACACCCACCATTCACTGGTACAGCTGTGAAAGCATTGGAAA ATGCAGTAATAAGACCACAGCATGGAAGTCTCTGTCGGCTGACCAGGAGAACGTCAGCATCCAGATGAACGTGAGCTACATCGAGGCCTCAGGGGTCAACCACGTCCGCAGCCTTTTGACCTTCCAGACCATGGGGGGTATCACATCAGTACGCTGTGAAGCCCGCAATGAGAGAGGGCGCAGGGCCTGGGACATCAAACTGGTCTCGAACT cTCTTTTCTCCCAGGTGGCTGTCTTGGCTGCAGTGTTAGCCCTGGTGGTCATTGCCGTCATCTTCCTCGTCATCCTCATCGCCCTTTGGAGAAAG AAGCCCCGGTATGAGATCCGTTGGAAGGTGATCGAGTCAGTGAGCTCAGATGGCCATAAGTACACCTACATGGACCCCATGCACCTGCCATATGACTGTGTATGGGAGGTGCCCCGGGACAGCCTGGTCCTGG GTCACACTCTGGGTTCCGGAGCATTTGGGAGGGTCGTGGAGGCCACAGCCTATGGCCTTGGTCACGCTCAGTCCACCACCAAAGTGGCTGTGAAGATGCTCAAAT CCACAGCAAGGACAAGTGAGACTCAGGCTCTGATATCTGAGCTGAAGATAATGAGTCACCTTGGGCCCCATCTAAACATCGTCAACCTACTGGGGGCTTGTACGAAACGAG GTCCTATCTACCTCATAACTGAGtactgttgctatggtgacctggTTGACTACCTTCACCGCAACAAGCACAACTTCCTGCAGTACTACGCAGACAAAAACCGCAGGGATGCTGATATGTGCAGGAACAGCACAGAGAGTCCAGTCCAAATCCAAGGAAAAAG TGAGAGCGATGGGGGTTACATGGACATGACCAAGGAAGATTCTTTAAATTATGTCCCAATGCAAGAGCTGAGTGACAACATCAAGTATACAGACATCGAGCCTTCAGCCAATGAGACACCCTACCATCAGGACAACAACTACCAAGGACAAG GCCAAGAGAGAGCAGACGTCACGTTGTCTATCAGTGACTCCCCAATTCTGAGCTACACAGATCTGGTGGGCTTTAGCTACCAAGTGGCTAACGGCATGGACTTTCTGGCATCCAAGAAT TGTGTTCATCGTGACCTGGCTGCCAGAAACGTTCTCATCTGCGAGGGAAAGCTGGTGAAGATCTGTGACTTTGGCCTGGCCCGTGACGTCATGAACGACTCCAACTACATAGCCAAAGGCAAC ACATTCCTGCCACTGAAGTGGATGGCTCCAGAGAGTATCTTCCAGAACCTCTACACAACCTTGAGCGATGTTTGGTCTTTTGGCATTCTGCTTTCAGAGATCTTTACTCTAG GAGGAACGCCCTATCCTGACATTCCCATGAATGAACAGTTCTACACTGCCTTGAAGAGAGGCTACAGGATGCCTAAACCCGCTCATGCTACAGACGAGAT CTATGACGTCATGTGCAAGTGTTGGGATGAGCAATTCAAGAAGAGGCCACTGTTCTCCTCTCTGGTTAATTTGATGGGAAACCTGCTGACTGATGCTTACAAAAAG AAATACACCCAGGTGAATGAGAGCTTTCTGAAGAGCGACCACCACGCTGCAATCAGGTCCAAACCCATACCAGCAGGGAACCCAGCTGTGTCTTCGGGTGACCACTCCTCAGGGGATCGAGCGGGTCAGGAGACAGGGGAGATAGAGGAGACTGGGAAGGAGGCTGGCCCCTCCCAGACTGACTACATAATCGCCATCCCAGATATCCATGTAGCCGAAGAGGCAGAAGCAGGTGGTGAGGTGCTGGACACCGCCACACAGAGTACATCAAG TCCTCCAAGCACAACCGACCAGACTGATACTGATACAGCCTCCCTGGATGGACCAGAAGCATCCCTAGAAGAACCAGTACCCACAGAGGAAGAGGTGCCTCCCCCCACGCAAGAAGACAAGCTCCCCCAGTCTCCATGTACCCCTGAAGTGGAGGAGAGTTTCCTGTAG